One region of Niallia sp. Man26 genomic DNA includes:
- a CDS encoding ParB/RepB/Spo0J family partition protein: MAKGLGKGLDAFFPSMEVEKEEVIKELNIKELRPNPYQPRKVFEKEAIEELKASILEHGILQPIIVRKSIKGFEIVVGERRFRAAKEANLEVVPAVIRELSEQQMMELAVLENLQREDLSPIEEGHAYQLLMKKLNFTQEELAKRLGKSRPHIANHVRLLSLPPAIQEMITDGTISMGHGRALLGLKNKDKLPLLVEKTVKDGLNVRQLEYLIQQMNEDVSRETPKEKKETKNVFIKEQETFLRERFGTTVNIKQTKNKGKIEIEFFSEDDLDRILQLLDRNEDI, from the coding sequence GTGGCTAAGGGATTAGGGAAAGGTCTTGACGCTTTTTTTCCGAGCATGGAAGTAGAAAAAGAAGAAGTAATTAAGGAATTAAATATAAAAGAATTGCGACCAAACCCTTATCAGCCAAGAAAAGTTTTCGAGAAAGAGGCAATTGAGGAACTTAAAGCATCAATCTTGGAACATGGGATACTTCAGCCAATCATTGTACGTAAAAGTATTAAAGGGTTTGAAATTGTTGTTGGGGAACGGCGCTTTCGTGCGGCAAAAGAAGCTAATTTAGAAGTGGTTCCCGCAGTAATTCGAGAACTGTCTGAACAGCAAATGATGGAACTTGCTGTACTGGAAAACCTGCAGCGTGAAGATTTGTCTCCGATAGAAGAAGGACATGCCTATCAGCTGCTTATGAAAAAATTAAATTTCACACAGGAAGAGTTGGCTAAACGCCTTGGCAAAAGCCGACCTCATATTGCCAATCATGTCAGACTCCTATCACTTCCGCCGGCTATTCAAGAGATGATTACAGATGGAACCATTTCAATGGGACACGGAAGGGCATTGTTAGGATTAAAAAATAAAGATAAGCTGCCACTGCTTGTTGAAAAGACAGTCAAGGATGGTTTGAACGTTAGACAGTTGGAGTATTTAATTCAACAAATGAACGAAGATGTTTCACGTGAAACACCGAAAGAAAAGAAAGAAACAAAGAATGTCTTTATAAAGGAACAAGAAACTTTCCTAAGAGAAAGATTCGGTACTACAGTGAATATCAAACAAACGAAAAACAAAGGTAAAATTGAGATTGAGTTCTTTTCTGAAGATGATTTAGATAGAATTTTACAGCTTCTCGATCGTAATGAGGATATTTAA
- a CDS encoding AAA family ATPase: MGRVITVANQKGGVGKTTTSVNLGSCLAYIGKRVLLVDTDPQGNATSGVGIEKADVDHCIYDVLVDDIEASQVIKATNVENLDVIPATIQLAGAEIELVSTISREVRLKRALEEVKDRYDYILIDCPPSLGLLTINALTASDAVLIPVQCEYYALEGLSQLLNTVRLVQKHLNHELAIEGVLLTMLDARTNLGIQVIEEVKKYFQDKVFKTIIPRNVRLSEAPSHGEPIIIYDPKSRGAEVYLELAKEVVTSG; encoded by the coding sequence ATGGGGAGAGTAATTACGGTAGCTAATCAAAAAGGGGGAGTTGGAAAAACAACAACCTCGGTCAATCTTGGCTCTTGTTTAGCTTACATCGGAAAAAGAGTACTTTTAGTTGATACAGATCCACAGGGAAATGCCACAAGTGGCGTTGGTATTGAAAAGGCAGATGTAGATCATTGCATTTATGATGTGTTAGTAGATGACATTGAAGCAAGCCAAGTCATCAAAGCAACAAATGTAGAGAACCTTGATGTAATTCCAGCAACAATTCAATTAGCTGGGGCAGAAATAGAGCTTGTTTCCACAATCTCCAGGGAAGTCCGCTTAAAAAGAGCATTGGAAGAAGTTAAGGACAGATATGATTATATTTTGATCGATTGTCCGCCATCTTTAGGCTTATTAACAATAAATGCACTAACTGCATCTGATGCTGTCTTAATTCCAGTACAATGTGAATATTATGCACTTGAAGGATTGAGCCAGCTTCTGAATACAGTAAGATTGGTGCAAAAGCACTTAAATCATGAGCTTGCTATTGAAGGTGTCTTATTGACAATGCTTGATGCCCGTACGAATTTAGGGATACAAGTAATAGAAGAAGTAAAAAAATACTTCCAGGATAAAGTGTTTAAAACAATTATTCCACGTAATGTAAGACTAAGCGAAGCGCCAAGCCATGGGGAACCAATTATCATTTATGATCCAAAGTCCCGTGGAGCAGAAGTATATTTAGAGTTGGCAAAGGAAGTGGTTACGAGTGGCTAA
- the noc gene encoding nucleoid occlusion protein — protein sequence MKPSFSRFFGLGEKGNNTEEESQFETVDANEELEKMVNNEEINRLPISQIVPNRFQPRTVFDDEKIEELSRTIHTHGIIQPIVVREYDRGKYEIIAGERRWRAMKKLGWEEAPAIIKNMSDTETASVALIENLQREELSPIEEAVAYGKLLELHNLTQEALAQRLGKGQSTVANKLRLLKLPEEIQEALLNKQISERHARSLIPLKETEKQLKLLQEILEKNLNVKQTEERVAKMLEQAEQKPKPKRKAFSKDMRIAVNTIRQSLTMVSDSGINLNAEEEEFEDFYQFTIKIPKKK from the coding sequence TTGAAGCCTTCTTTCTCACGCTTTTTTGGCTTAGGCGAAAAAGGGAATAATACAGAAGAAGAAAGTCAATTCGAGACGGTAGACGCTAATGAGGAGCTTGAAAAAATGGTAAATAATGAAGAGATTAATAGATTGCCAATAAGCCAGATTGTTCCAAACCGTTTTCAACCAAGAACTGTATTTGATGATGAAAAAATAGAAGAATTATCAAGAACCATTCATACACATGGCATTATACAGCCAATTGTTGTACGGGAATATGATAGAGGTAAATATGAGATAATTGCAGGTGAAAGACGCTGGCGGGCAATGAAAAAGCTAGGGTGGGAAGAAGCTCCTGCTATCATTAAGAATATGAGCGATACAGAAACTGCTTCTGTAGCCTTGATAGAGAACCTTCAAAGGGAAGAACTGTCACCGATAGAAGAGGCTGTAGCCTACGGCAAATTACTCGAACTCCATAACCTGACACAAGAGGCACTTGCCCAGCGGTTAGGAAAAGGACAGTCAACGGTAGCTAACAAGCTGAGACTGTTAAAACTTCCTGAGGAAATACAGGAGGCACTTCTCAATAAGCAAATATCAGAGCGTCATGCCAGATCTCTGATTCCATTGAAAGAAACAGAAAAGCAGCTTAAGCTCCTTCAAGAAATACTAGAGAAGAACTTAAATGTAAAACAGACAGAAGAGCGCGTCGCTAAAATGCTGGAACAGGCAGAACAAAAGCCTAAGCCAAAAAGAAAGGCTTTCAGCAAAGATATGCGTATTGCAGTCAATACAATTCGACAATCCCTTACAATGGTGTCTGACAGCGGTATTAATTTAAATGCTGAAGAAGAAGAGTTTGAGGATTTTTATCAATTCACCATAAAAATTCCAAAAAAGAAATAG
- the rsmG gene encoding 16S rRNA (guanine(527)-N(7))-methyltransferase RsmG has product MNTEQFRQMLREKGLELSDRQMEQFKIYFETLVEWNEKMNLTAITEQSEVYLKHFYDSITAGFYLESFKSPIHICDVGAGAGFPSIPLKIAFPQLKITIVDSLKKRIHFLEHLAKALDLKEVQFIHDRAETFGQNKEYRETFDMVTARAVARLSVLSELCMPLVKVGGVFVAMKAASAQEEIEAGKKAIAVLGGKLVNAHSFTLPIEESERNILVISKEKQTPKKYPRKPGTPNKEPIE; this is encoded by the coding sequence ATGAATACAGAACAATTTAGACAAATGCTCCGAGAGAAAGGTCTGGAGCTCTCTGATAGGCAGATGGAACAGTTTAAGATTTATTTTGAAACACTTGTTGAATGGAATGAAAAAATGAACCTGACTGCTATTACAGAACAATCTGAGGTTTATTTGAAACATTTTTATGATTCCATCACAGCAGGATTTTATTTAGAAAGCTTTAAGTCGCCTATTCATATTTGCGATGTTGGAGCAGGGGCGGGATTCCCGAGCATACCGCTGAAAATAGCTTTCCCGCAGCTGAAAATAACAATTGTTGACTCATTAAAAAAACGTATTCACTTTTTAGAGCATTTAGCAAAGGCTTTAGATTTAAAAGAAGTCCAGTTTATCCATGACAGAGCGGAAACATTCGGACAAAACAAAGAATATCGGGAAACTTTCGACATGGTAACAGCAAGAGCTGTAGCAAGGTTATCGGTTTTAAGTGAACTATGTATGCCATTGGTAAAGGTTGGAGGCGTATTTGTTGCTATGAAAGCGGCAAGTGCACAAGAGGAAATAGAAGCTGGCAAAAAAGCCATAGCTGTTCTAGGCGGGAAATTGGTCAATGCCCATTCATTTACTCTTCCAATTGAAGAAAGTGAGCGCAACATACTTGTTATCTCAAAAGAAAAACAAACGCCGAAAAAGTACCCTAGAAAACCAGGTACTCCAAACAAGGAACCGATTGAATGA